One Desulfurobacteriaceae bacterium genomic window, CTTCTTGCAAGCAGTAAATACCCTCAATTTAAAAGGTTCGCCCTTGAGGTTCACAACGTAAGATACGGAACGGTAAATAGATTTATTTTTACTGAGAAGGACTTAAAAGCCTTTAAGATAAAACTTGTTCCACTTATAGAGAATATTGAGGAAGAATTTTTAGGAAAAACCTTTGAGGAACTTACGCCATCACCTTGTGAATTAAACTGTCGTTGGTGTGACTTTAGGCATATATGTGAAGTAGCAAGTTTTTAACCTATTCAGTCAATTTTTTTGCATAACTTTTGATTGCAGAGACTTCTTTTTCTAAGAATTTCTTTATGCCGAAGTAGGAGAGAATTGAAAAAATAAGTCCTAGAACTACTCCACCGATAAACATTGGGGCAATGATTTCCTTTCCACAGGAAACAATACTATGAAAGGAGGTTAGATCAATATCTGGAAAGCAGGGTTTCTTTCCTAAAATGTAGCAACCGAGGTAGTAGTCTATTATCAAAACAGGAATTGTAGTCCATGGGTTTGTTACGTGAGTTCCAATAGCTGCTGCAAGTTTGTTTACTCTTGTTAAAGTTGCAAGTATTACTGCAATAAGGACTTGAAATCCGTTTATAGGGAGAAAGCCAATAAAAACTCCAAGTGCCAAACCTTTTGCTGTTTCTTCTGGCGAACCTTTCAGTTCCTGAAGTTTTTTTATGTAAAAATTTAAAGAAAAGGCTTTTCTTAACCATTTCATAGCAAATCTAATAATACAATAATCCAATAGAACAATGCAAGAGTTTCCAACTTACCCCCTTGACACCGAAATATTACTTTCCTATATTATCCCTA contains:
- a CDS encoding DUF2062 domain-containing protein codes for the protein MKWLRKAFSLNFYIKKLQELKGSPEETAKGLALGVFIGFLPINGFQVLIAVILATLTRVNKLAAAIGTHVTNPWTTIPVLIIDYYLGCYILGKKPCFPDIDLTSFHSIVSCGKEIIAPMFIGGVVLGLIFSILSYFGIKKFLEKEVSAIKSYAKKLTE